The Mixophyes fleayi isolate aMixFle1 chromosome 1, aMixFle1.hap1, whole genome shotgun sequence genome includes a region encoding these proteins:
- the GALT gene encoding galactose-1-phosphate uridylyltransferase: MEEPVSVFQPTDHQHIRYNPLHDDWVLVSAHRMKRPWQGQLEKPPEENIPRHDDKNPLCPGAQRAGGQVNPDYEETFVFENDFPALQPAAPDPGPSEHPLLQAKSARGICQVMCFHPWSDITLPLMSLQEVRAVIDKWAEINTDLGATYPWVQIFENKGAMMGCSNPHPHCQIWASNFLPNEAQTEDRTQREYLRTHGAPMLLEYGRLEEERKERVVLSNEDWLVVVPYWAVWPFQTLLLPRRHVTRLQDLRHEERDSLASIMRRLLCKYDNLFEVSFPYSMGWHGAPTGCHLTEDCSHWQLHAHYYPPLLRSASVRKFLVGYEMLAQAQRDLTAEQAAERLRNLPEEHYKLRPSQEPRRPDTE; encoded by the exons ATGGAGGAGCCTGTCAGTGTTTTCCAGCCCACTG ACCACCAACACATCCGCTACAACCCCCTACATGATGACTGGGTCCTGGTGTCTGCCCACCGCATGAAGCGTCCCTGGCAGGGTCAGCTGGAGAAACCACCAGAGGAAAATATTCCCAGACATGATGACAAGAACCCACTGTGTCCAGGAGCCCAGAGGGCGGGAGGGCAG GTAAATCCAGACTATGAGGAAACCTTTGTCTTTGAAAATGACTTCCCGGCTCTGCAGCCTGCAGCTCCGGATCCAG GTCCCAGTGAGCACCCACTCTTGCAAGCAAAATCGGCCCGTGGGATTTG CCAGGTCATGTGTTTTCACCCCTGGTCAGATATTACCCTCCCTCTGATGTCCCTGCAGGAGGTCCGAGCTGTGATTGACAAGTGGGCGGAGATAAACACTGACTTGGGAGCCACTTACCCCTGGGTGCAG ATCTTTGAGAATAAAGGAGCAATGATGGGTTGTTCCAATCCTCACCCGCACTGCCAG ATCTGGGCCAGTAATTTCCTTCCCAATGAGGCTCAGACAGAGGATCGGACGCAGAGAGAGTACCTGCGGACGCACGGCGCGCCCATGTTACTGGAGTATGGGAGGCTGGAGGAGGAACGCAAG GAGCGTGTGGTGTTGAGCAATGAGGACTGGCTGGTGGTCGTCCCTTACTGGGCAGTTTGGCCGTTTCAGACCCTTCTTCTGCCGCGTCGTCATGTGACCCGTCTACAGGACCTCCGTCATGAGGAGAGAGACA GTCTGGCCTCCATTATGAGACGACTACTCTGCAAGTACGACAACCTGTTTGAGGTCTCCTTCCCCTACTCCATGGGCTGGCACG GGGCCCCGACCGGGTGTCATCTCACTGAGGACTGTAGTCATTGGCAGCTTCACGCTCACTACTACCCCCCGCTGCTGCGATCTGCCTCTGTGCGCAAGTTTCTGGTGGGATACGAGATGTTGGCCCAGGCGCAGAGGGACCTGACTGCAGAGCAG GCAGCCGAACGTCTCCGAAATCTGCCAGAAGAGCATTACAAGCTGAGGCCTTCGCAGGAGCCTCGGAGACCAGATAcagaatag